One window from the genome of Pedobacter schmidteae encodes:
- a CDS encoding BatD family protein: MKYYLLSVLLLWSVFGFGQGIKVTATVSSNQVAAGEQFEITFSTNGNPESFDPPAFNGFQVVGGPNQSSSYSSINGQTTASISVGYVLIGLKEGEFTIGPATMVINGKQHKSNAVKIKVSKGRAVPQQQQGQARSGGQGDRVSSGNSADISKQLFMRAIANKTNVYQGEQIAVTYKLYANIGIVGNAPDKLPDFNGFWSQEIKSNNANVDWKEEVYNGQRYHVAVLKEIILFPERFGKLTLDPLIMTFVVRKNVPSNDPIEQFFGGGSYEDVKYKVKTAPVTINVKQLPDAGKPEGFEGAVGQFSINASVDKSALKANEALNYTLKISGSGNLKLLKAPTVNFPADLEKYDPKINDHITESLSGVTGSREYTYLLIPRHEGEYHIEPLKFSYFNPVTEKYVSLSTAPFHLKVAKGAPGSNVTAYASGNQQDIKMLAKDIAYIKTGSAGLHKKGEGFYGSAAYYVLLCLGPILFIGAFAYRKQYRENNRDQVKVKGRNANKVAAKHLANAQKQLQAGNTTLFYQDVYKGLYQYLGDKFNIAAADLNKEHITAQLTVAGIKTPLINQLTETLDLCEMARYAPVTGISEQEVFDKAKSIINDIEENA; encoded by the coding sequence ATGAAATATTATTTATTATCAGTACTGCTTTTATGGTCGGTATTTGGTTTTGGACAAGGTATTAAGGTTACGGCCACCGTAAGTTCAAATCAGGTAGCTGCAGGAGAGCAGTTTGAGATTACTTTTTCGACAAATGGAAATCCGGAATCTTTTGATCCACCTGCATTTAATGGTTTTCAGGTGGTTGGCGGGCCCAATCAATCGTCCAGTTATAGTTCGATAAATGGGCAGACTACCGCAAGCATATCTGTAGGCTATGTTTTAATTGGCCTGAAAGAAGGTGAGTTTACCATCGGCCCGGCCACCATGGTGATTAATGGTAAACAACATAAATCAAACGCTGTTAAAATAAAGGTAAGCAAGGGGCGGGCTGTACCGCAACAACAACAAGGGCAGGCACGTTCGGGAGGCCAGGGGGATCGCGTATCCAGTGGTAATTCGGCCGACATTTCCAAACAATTGTTTATGCGGGCCATTGCCAACAAAACTAATGTGTACCAGGGCGAACAGATTGCGGTAACTTATAAGCTATATGCCAATATTGGTATTGTGGGTAACGCACCCGATAAGTTACCTGATTTTAATGGTTTCTGGAGCCAGGAAATTAAAAGTAACAATGCCAATGTAGATTGGAAAGAAGAGGTTTACAATGGACAACGGTATCATGTTGCAGTGCTTAAAGAAATTATCCTGTTTCCGGAACGGTTTGGAAAATTGACATTGGACCCATTGATTATGACCTTTGTGGTACGTAAAAATGTACCATCCAATGACCCCATTGAACAGTTTTTTGGCGGCGGATCTTATGAAGACGTAAAGTATAAAGTAAAAACTGCACCGGTAACCATCAATGTTAAACAATTGCCGGATGCAGGTAAACCTGAAGGTTTTGAAGGTGCAGTGGGACAATTTTCTATCAATGCATCGGTTGATAAGTCCGCACTGAAAGCCAACGAGGCCTTGAATTATACGCTTAAAATTTCGGGGTCAGGTAACCTGAAGTTGTTGAAAGCACCTACAGTTAATTTTCCGGCCGACCTGGAAAAATATGATCCTAAAATCAACGACCACATTACCGAAAGTTTAAGTGGTGTGACAGGAAGCAGGGAATACACTTATTTATTGATTCCGAGACATGAGGGAGAATACCATATCGAACCATTGAAGTTCTCTTATTTTAATCCGGTAACGGAAAAATATGTGAGCCTTAGTACCGCTCCGTTTCATTTGAAGGTGGCCAAAGGAGCCCCGGGATCAAATGTGACAGCTTATGCTTCGGGCAATCAACAGGACATAAAAATGCTGGCAAAGGATATTGCCTATATTAAAACCGGAAGTGCCGGTTTGCATAAAAAGGGAGAAGGATTTTATGGTTCGGCAGCCTACTATGTATTACTTTGCCTGGGGCCAATATTGTTTATTGGTGCTTTTGCATACCGGAAACAGTACCGGGAAAACAACAGAGATCAGGTAAAAGTAAAAGGCCGAAACGCCAATAAAGTAGCAGCTAAACATCTGGCAAATGCCCAAAAACAATTGCAGGCGGGCAATACAACACTATTTTATCAGGACGTTTACAAAGGTTTGTATCAGTATCTGGGCGATAAGTTTAATATTGCGGCAGCTGATCTGAACAAGGAACATATCACCGCGCAATTGACTGTAGCGGGTATTAAAACACCTTTGATCAATCAACTTACAGAAACACTGGATTTGTGTGAGATGGCCCGATATGCACCCGTTACGGGTATTTCCGAACAGGAAGTGTTTGATAAAGCTAAAAGTATCATTAATGACATCGAAGAAAATGCCTGA
- a CDS encoding 2OG-Fe(II) oxygenase: protein MKEIGEKLAAIDWSKILRELHGNGFVIVPQVLAVESCAQLIEAYDADERYRKTISMERYRFGSGEYKYFQYPLPDIIEGLREKVYSFLVPVANQWMKEAGLEKRFPATHGEMKSLCHNQGQMKPTALILKYGPGGFNTLHQDLYGPVFFPIQIVLPLNQIDEDYTGGEFIITEQIPRAQSKANVLRPKVGDMLIFTTNFRPVKGSRGYYRVNMKHGVSTVHTGKRYSMGIIFHDALT, encoded by the coding sequence ATGAAAGAAATCGGAGAAAAACTAGCTGCTATAGACTGGAGCAAAATACTACGTGAGCTTCATGGCAATGGATTTGTAATTGTACCTCAGGTTTTGGCAGTAGAAAGCTGTGCCCAACTTATTGAAGCGTATGATGCTGATGAAAGGTATCGCAAAACAATTAGTATGGAGCGCTATCGTTTTGGTAGTGGTGAATACAAATATTTCCAATATCCGCTACCCGACATTATTGAGGGGCTACGCGAAAAAGTCTATTCTTTTTTGGTGCCTGTAGCCAATCAATGGATGAAAGAAGCCGGACTGGAAAAACGTTTCCCTGCTACACATGGAGAAATGAAAAGCCTATGCCATAACCAGGGTCAAATGAAGCCTACGGCATTAATTTTAAAATATGGGCCGGGTGGATTCAATACCCTCCATCAGGATTTGTATGGCCCGGTATTTTTCCCCATACAAATTGTATTGCCTTTAAATCAGATTGATGAAGATTATACCGGTGGTGAGTTTATCATTACCGAGCAGATTCCAAGGGCGCAGTCAAAAGCCAATGTACTGAGGCCAAAAGTGGGAGACATGCTCATTTTTACGACCAATTTCAGACCGGTTAAGGGCAGCAGGGGGTATTATAGGGTAAACATGAAGCATGGGGTGAGTACGGTTCATACTGGTAAAAGATACAGCATGGGCATCATTTTTCATGATGCATTGACTTAA
- a CDS encoding thioesterase family protein, whose product MKNLNLRWSDLDPNFHLRHSSYYDLAAQERVDLLDKYGITLHLMKELHVGPVLFKEQCEFKREIHLNSKIHIVTRLLKMKKSGSLWVIQHEFLSEDGTLHALIKVEGSWINTIKRKLAIPVPEQIFEGLEKFPKAEDFEYL is encoded by the coding sequence ATGAAGAATTTAAACTTAAGGTGGTCCGATTTAGATCCCAATTTTCACCTTCGCCACAGCAGTTATTATGACCTGGCTGCACAGGAACGTGTCGATCTGTTGGATAAGTACGGCATTACCCTTCACCTGATGAAAGAACTCCACGTAGGCCCGGTGTTATTTAAAGAACAATGCGAATTTAAACGGGAAATCCACCTCAATTCGAAAATCCACATCGTCACCAGGCTTTTAAAAATGAAAAAAAGCGGATCACTATGGGTGATACAGCACGAATTTCTTTCGGAAGACGGGACGTTACATGCGCTGATTAAAGTTGAGGGTAGTTGGATCAATACCATCAAAAGAAAATTGGCCATACCTGTACCCGAACAGATATTTGAAGGGCTTGAGAAATTCCCGAAAGCAGAAGACTTTGAATACCTGTAA
- a CDS encoding tetratricopeptide repeat protein yields the protein MTSKKMPDFLKPHIYACLLLVVPFFVSAKEINAENLLKQGNAAYAKNQYNEAAKAYQEILDAGYQSAIVYFNLGNAKYKMAEMPQAILNYEKALKLNPGDSEIQLNLQLANLKITDRIEAVPEFFLSKWWKSFLFFFSLNTLAVFTVFCLITGFVSLIAYLFLIAIWPKKLAFYAGVSLLSLGLLFWLLSALQSRELNATQQGIVFAGAADVKSGPDDKQKTLFVIHEGTKVNIQETDADWIKITLANGNGGWIKLGNVKEI from the coding sequence ATGACATCGAAGAAAATGCCTGATTTTTTGAAACCTCATATATATGCCTGCCTGCTATTGGTCGTGCCATTTTTTGTATCGGCGAAGGAAATTAATGCCGAAAATTTATTGAAGCAGGGCAACGCAGCTTATGCCAAAAACCAGTATAATGAGGCGGCCAAAGCTTACCAGGAAATACTGGATGCAGGTTACCAATCGGCAATCGTATATTTTAATTTAGGCAATGCAAAATACAAAATGGCGGAAATGCCACAAGCCATTTTAAATTACGAAAAGGCCCTGAAATTAAATCCCGGGGATTCGGAAATTCAGCTTAACCTGCAGCTGGCCAATCTTAAAATAACAGATCGTATTGAGGCTGTGCCTGAATTTTTCCTGAGCAAATGGTGGAAATCATTCCTGTTTTTCTTTTCCTTAAACACCCTAGCTGTGTTTACAGTGTTCTGCCTTATTACAGGGTTTGTATCACTTATCGCTTACCTGTTTTTGATTGCCATATGGCCAAAAAAACTGGCCTTTTATGCCGGGGTTTCGTTGCTTTCGCTGGGCTTGCTTTTTTGGCTCTTATCGGCGCTGCAATCGCGCGAACTGAATGCAACGCAGCAAGGAATTGTATTTGCAGGTGCGGCGGATGTAAAAAGCGGGCCTGATGATAAGCAGAAAACACTTTTTGTGATCCATGAGGGAACAAAGGTGAATATACAGGAAACAGATGCGGATTGGATAAAAATTACATTGGCCAATGGTAACGGAGGCTGGATTAAACTGGGCAATGTGAAAGAAATATAG
- a CDS encoding DUF4230 domain-containing protein: MVKILRLFIIVAIAGLAGWFIATKFSLKTTVESKHQLLLERVEAMGKLELVKYRISDVLEHKNKTPFLPDASVLLIIKADAVGCIDLSRIPPTHIQVEGDSVSMQLPKPEICYIKIDHKASRVYDTKMAFFREADLVDAAYKNAEQKIADEVRKSDILQQTKANALNVLKPLLAGLGYSKVSLSFEE, translated from the coding sequence ATGGTTAAAATATTAAGATTGTTCATCATTGTTGCAATTGCCGGACTAGCCGGTTGGTTCATCGCCACAAAATTCAGTTTAAAAACAACGGTAGAAAGCAAACACCAACTTCTGCTGGAACGGGTGGAGGCCATGGGCAAACTCGAACTGGTAAAATACCGCATCAGCGACGTGCTGGAACATAAAAACAAAACACCTTTTTTACCGGATGCCAGTGTATTACTCATCATTAAGGCCGATGCGGTAGGTTGTATCGACTTGTCGCGCATCCCCCCTACACATATTCAGGTAGAAGGAGATTCGGTATCGATGCAGCTGCCCAAGCCCGAAATCTGTTATATAAAAATTGATCACAAAGCCTCAAGAGTATACGATACAAAAATGGCTTTTTTCAGAGAAGCAGACCTGGTAGATGCCGCCTACAAAAATGCAGAACAGAAAATTGCTGATGAAGTACGCAAATCTGATATCCTTCAGCAAACCAAGGCCAACGCTTTAAATGTGCTCAAACCACTCCTGGCCGGGTTAGGTTACAGCAAGGTGAGCTTGTCATTTGAAGAATAA
- a CDS encoding TIM-barrel domain-containing protein: MKRFWNTKNQSSIFLTLFFLLSAAHTPASAIQTTVTVNPIVHQNQKVISAKKISSTVVEVLLSNQQKMTFDFYSDQIFRLFQDNTGGTLRDPEAKPEAKILVQNPRKAVSNLNVKDENNLVTISTDKINVQIDKQTTLIKITNLATKAVLLEETAPINFQKGLVTLAFKENPQEYFYGGGVQNGRFSHKGKAIAIENQNSWTDGGVASPTPYYWSSNGYGFMWHTFKKGKYDFGAKEKGTVKLSHETDYLDVFFMVGDKPIELLNAFYQLTGNPVLLPKFGFYQGHLNAYNRDFWAADEKGILFEDGKRYKESQKDNGGIKESLNGEKNNYQFSARAVIDRYKKNDMPFGWILPNDGYGAGYGQTETLDGNIQNLKSLGEYARKNGVQIGLWTQSDLHPKPEISALLQRDIIKEVKDAGVRVLKTDVAWVGAGYSFGLNGVSDVGQIMPKYGNNARPFIISLDGWAGTQRYASIWSGDQTGGVWEYIRFHIPTYLGSGLSGQPNITSDMDGIFGGKNTTINTRDFQWKTFTPMQLNMDGWGSNEKYPQALGEPVASINRTYLKLKSELMPYTYSIAKEAVAGLPMIRAMFLEYPGAYTMGTATQYQFMFGPNFLIAPIYQATKPDETGNDIRNGIYLPEGIWYDYFTGEKYTGNSIINNFDAPLWKLPVFVKSGAIIPMTNTNNNLTEINSKIRSYELYPAGKTSFKEYDDDGTTEQYKLGKGASNLIELEADKKNRALVTVHPTEGNFDGFIKEKATEFKINVTAKPKNLSVQIGKQKVKLTEAKSMNEYLGKDNVYFYDAAPNLNRFASKGSDFEKIAMIKNPQILVKTGPTDITINAVSAIVEGFKFEPADKQHRLTGSLTAPLNAQITEKNTEAYTLKPTWARVNNADYYEIDFNGMRYTTIMDTTLLFDGLTALTPYSFKLRAANKDGYSNWTEIKATTKSNPLEFAIQGIVAESTAEDQGGSRIGKLFDFDESNMWHTKFGTKAVPFDIVIDLKTINQLDKFHYLPRSGKGNGVLLKGKVFYSNNKDSWTEAGPFEWTYNDEVKIFNFANHPSARYIKMSVTEGVGNFGSGRELYVFKVRGTESYLPGDINNDRLIDKNDLTSYTNYTGLRKGDADFEGYISNGDINKNNLIDAYDISVVSTQLEGGVDNRKIDKVAGKLEISTTKQNYNKDEIIEIKVKGLDLKSVNALSFALPYNPQAYEFVGVQLLNMKDMDNLTYDRLHTNGVKSLYPTFVNLGKKEVLTGTSDLFILKLKAKRKLKFDLKAVDGLLVDKNLNTVTY, from the coding sequence ATGAAGAGATTTTGGAATACTAAAAATCAAAGCAGCATTTTCCTCACTTTGTTTTTTTTACTGTCGGCCGCCCACACCCCGGCAAGCGCCATACAAACAACAGTTACGGTAAATCCGATTGTTCATCAAAATCAGAAAGTCATCAGTGCTAAAAAAATAAGCTCAACTGTGGTTGAAGTATTGCTTTCAAATCAGCAAAAAATGACCTTCGACTTCTACAGTGATCAAATTTTCAGACTTTTTCAGGATAATACCGGTGGTACATTAAGAGATCCGGAAGCCAAACCAGAAGCTAAAATTTTGGTCCAAAATCCAAGAAAAGCAGTTTCAAACTTAAATGTAAAAGACGAAAATAACCTGGTCACCATTTCAACCGATAAGATTAACGTTCAGATCGATAAGCAAACTACCTTAATCAAAATCACCAATCTGGCAACTAAGGCGGTTCTTTTAGAAGAAACTGCACCTATAAACTTTCAAAAAGGCCTGGTAACACTCGCATTCAAAGAAAACCCACAGGAATATTTTTATGGCGGTGGAGTACAAAACGGACGTTTTTCGCACAAAGGGAAAGCGATTGCAATAGAAAACCAAAATAGCTGGACAGATGGCGGAGTAGCCTCTCCTACCCCCTACTACTGGTCGTCCAATGGCTACGGCTTTATGTGGCATACCTTCAAAAAAGGGAAGTACGACTTTGGAGCGAAGGAAAAAGGAACTGTAAAACTCTCGCATGAAACAGATTACCTGGATGTCTTTTTTATGGTTGGCGATAAACCCATTGAATTGTTGAATGCCTTTTATCAACTAACAGGCAATCCGGTGCTGTTGCCAAAGTTCGGTTTTTACCAGGGTCATTTAAATGCATATAATCGCGACTTTTGGGCGGCAGACGAAAAAGGAATTTTATTTGAAGATGGCAAACGCTATAAAGAAAGCCAAAAAGACAATGGCGGGATAAAAGAATCGCTTAACGGTGAAAAGAACAATTACCAATTCTCGGCCCGTGCGGTTATCGACAGGTATAAAAAGAACGATATGCCCTTTGGATGGATCCTTCCAAATGATGGATATGGTGCAGGGTACGGCCAAACCGAAACTTTGGATGGAAATATCCAGAACCTGAAAAGTCTGGGCGAATATGCCCGTAAAAACGGCGTTCAGATTGGTTTATGGACACAATCCGATCTTCACCCCAAACCAGAAATCAGTGCATTGCTGCAACGCGACATTATAAAAGAGGTAAAAGATGCCGGCGTGCGGGTATTAAAGACTGACGTGGCCTGGGTAGGTGCAGGATATTCATTCGGTTTAAATGGTGTGAGTGATGTAGGCCAGATTATGCCTAAATACGGAAACAATGCCCGCCCTTTCATTATATCTTTAGATGGTTGGGCAGGTACACAACGTTATGCCTCCATTTGGTCGGGCGATCAGACCGGAGGGGTCTGGGAATACATTCGTTTCCACATTCCTACTTATTTAGGTTCCGGCTTGTCAGGTCAGCCAAACATTACTTCTGACATGGACGGCATTTTTGGTGGTAAAAACACCACCATCAATACACGGGATTTCCAATGGAAAACCTTTACGCCAATGCAGCTGAATATGGATGGATGGGGTAGCAACGAAAAGTACCCTCAGGCCCTTGGCGAACCAGTTGCATCCATCAACAGAACTTATCTGAAGTTGAAATCGGAATTGATGCCATACACGTATAGCATCGCTAAGGAAGCTGTTGCTGGCTTGCCAATGATCAGGGCAATGTTCCTGGAATATCCCGGTGCTTACACCATGGGCACAGCAACTCAATACCAGTTTATGTTTGGTCCCAATTTCCTGATCGCCCCTATTTACCAGGCTACAAAACCGGATGAAACCGGCAACGACATCCGTAATGGAATTTATCTACCAGAGGGCATCTGGTACGACTATTTTACGGGTGAGAAATATACAGGCAACAGCATCATCAACAACTTTGATGCCCCACTATGGAAACTACCCGTATTTGTGAAAAGCGGTGCTATCATCCCAATGACAAATACCAATAACAATTTAACCGAAATCAACAGCAAAATTCGCAGTTACGAACTTTATCCGGCCGGAAAAACATCATTCAAAGAATATGACGACGACGGAACAACCGAACAATACAAATTGGGCAAAGGTGCATCTAATTTGATTGAACTGGAGGCGGATAAAAAGAACCGGGCGCTGGTAACTGTTCACCCAACAGAAGGCAATTTTGATGGTTTTATAAAAGAAAAAGCTACAGAATTCAAAATAAACGTAACTGCAAAGCCCAAAAACCTATCTGTCCAGATTGGCAAACAAAAAGTTAAGCTGACAGAAGCAAAATCTATGAATGAATATCTGGGCAAAGACAACGTATATTTTTATGATGCCGCGCCAAACTTAAACAGGTTTGCAAGCAAAGGCAGCGATTTTGAGAAAATAGCGATGATCAAAAACCCTCAGATTTTGGTTAAAACTGGCCCTACCGACATTACAATAAACGCTGTTTCGGCAATTGTTGAAGGGTTCAAATTTGAGCCTGCAGACAAACAACATCGATTAACAGGTTCGTTAACTGCTCCGCTTAACGCGCAGATTACCGAGAAAAATACGGAAGCTTATACACTGAAACCAACCTGGGCCAGGGTGAACAACGCCGATTACTACGAAATTGATTTCAATGGCATGCGTTATACCACCATTATGGACACCACCTTGTTGTTTGACGGATTGACAGCCTTAACTCCATATTCATTTAAATTGCGTGCAGCCAATAAAGATGGATATTCTAACTGGACAGAAATTAAAGCGACCACCAAATCAAACCCGCTGGAGTTTGCCATCCAGGGCATTGTTGCCGAATCTACAGCCGAAGATCAGGGGGGATCAAGAATCGGAAAGCTATTTGATTTTGATGAAAGCAATATGTGGCATACCAAATTTGGCACAAAGGCCGTTCCTTTTGATATCGTAATAGATCTCAAAACCATCAACCAACTGGATAAATTCCACTACCTGCCACGCAGTGGAAAAGGAAACGGCGTATTGCTGAAAGGAAAAGTATTTTATAGCAACAACAAAGACAGCTGGACCGAGGCCGGACCATTTGAATGGACATACAATGATGAGGTAAAAATCTTCAACTTTGCAAATCATCCATCTGCGCGTTACATCAAAATGAGCGTAACTGAAGGTGTCGGCAACTTTGGCTCTGGTCGTGAATTGTATGTATTCAAAGTTCGTGGAACCGAAAGCTACCTTCCAGGTGATATCAACAACGATCGGTTGATCGACAAAAATGACCTGACTTCTTATACCAATTATACCGGCTTAAGAAAAGGCGATGCCGACTTTGAAGGTTACATCAGCAACGGTGACATCAACAAAAACAATCTGATTGACGCTTACGACATTTCTGTAGTGTCTACACAACTTGAGGGCGGTGTAGACAACCGTAAAATCGATAAAGTGGCCGGTAAGCTCGAAATCAGTACCACCAAACAAAACTATAACAAAGATGAAATCATCGAAATCAAGGTAAAGGGGCTGGACCTTAAATCGGTAAATGCCCTAAGTTTTGCTTTGCCATACAACCCTCAGGCCTATGAATTTGTAGGCGTACAATTATTAAACATGAAGGATATGGACAACCTGACGTATGACAGGCTGCACACCAATGGCGTTAAATCTTTATATCCAACTTTTGTTAATTTAGGTAAAAAAGAAGTTTTAACAGGTACCAGTGATTTGTTCATTTTGAAATTGAAAGCCAAACGTAAGCTAAAATTTGACCTTAAGGCTGTGGATGGATTGCTGGTAGATAAGAATCTGAATACGGTTACCTATTAA
- a CDS encoding competence protein produces MDLFSQSFAENGIQKPSLIRAEPTTFRKEYGETPWHRNWKKAFPVSYREVCFYDERLGEQHRADVHTPCGTTLEFQNSPITLAELESREAYYPKLVWVLNGKKFKGFRILKHLPDVDDVRLRDYEFCHSDHLSMIRKWDLLNARGKIKILNFHHPELRSVPLTSHYYSFCWKNPHRVWYQARCPIIVDLGGHFLYQLKQRPQLSGAYAFLHMIPRKDFIEQYVL; encoded by the coding sequence ATGGATTTATTTTCCCAATCATTCGCTGAAAACGGTATACAGAAGCCTTCATTAATCAGGGCTGAGCCTACGACGTTCAGGAAAGAATACGGGGAAACGCCCTGGCATAGAAACTGGAAAAAAGCATTTCCTGTATCCTATAGGGAGGTCTGCTTTTATGATGAACGCCTGGGCGAGCAGCACCGCGCCGATGTACATACGCCTTGCGGAACCACATTGGAGTTTCAGAATTCTCCGATCACATTGGCTGAGCTGGAAAGCAGGGAGGCTTATTATCCGAAACTGGTGTGGGTACTGAATGGAAAAAAGTTTAAGGGTTTCCGGATTTTGAAACACTTGCCGGATGTGGATGATGTCAGACTTCGTGATTATGAATTTTGTCATTCTGATCATTTATCCATGATCAGGAAGTGGGATTTGTTGAACGCCAGGGGAAAGATCAAAATCCTGAATTTTCATCATCCGGAACTCAGGTCAGTTCCACTGACTTCACATTACTATTCCTTTTGCTGGAAAAATCCGCATCGCGTTTGGTACCAGGCCCGATGCCCGATTATTGTTGATTTGGGCGGACATTTTCTTTACCAGCTGAAGCAACGTCCTCAATTGTCGGGCGCTTATGCTTTTCTGCACATGATTCCCCGGAAGGACTTTATTGAACAATATGTACTTTAA
- a CDS encoding histidine decarboxylase: MLKRPDSERLSAYMKKAEERAKYFIGYPIAQDFDYSELYPLLKLPLNNVGDPQVESTYDLNSRSLEQEVLGFFADLFHAPTNNWWGYVTNGGSEGNLYGLYVARELYPNGVVYYSEATHYSVQKNIQLLNCQSIVIRKQENGEMDYEDLRQMVQMNRDKPVIILANIGTTMTEAKDDLSKIKQVLGSLAIKNHYIHCDAALAGTYSALLNLEPGFDFEHGCDSLAISGHKFIGSPIPCGVVLVKKNYKERIGKTIPYIGTVDTTITGSRNGHSPIFMWYAIKKLGIEGLKQRALESLETAQYVLARFKSLGVKAWCNPFALTVVFPAPSLALKIKWQLATEDGMSHLICMPGVSRTKFDEFMEEYALSLPAEVAAV, translated from the coding sequence ATGTTAAAAAGACCTGATAGCGAAAGATTAAGTGCCTACATGAAAAAGGCCGAAGAGCGTGCGAAGTATTTTATTGGTTATCCGATAGCGCAGGATTTTGATTATTCTGAACTTTATCCTTTATTGAAGTTGCCTCTAAACAATGTAGGCGACCCACAGGTGGAGTCGACCTACGATTTGAATTCCAGATCACTGGAGCAGGAAGTACTTGGCTTTTTTGCCGATCTGTTCCATGCACCAACGAATAACTGGTGGGGATATGTAACCAATGGTGGATCTGAAGGCAATTTATATGGCCTATATGTGGCTCGGGAGCTTTATCCGAACGGTGTAGTTTATTATTCGGAGGCGACACATTACAGTGTACAGAAAAACATTCAACTTTTAAATTGCCAAAGTATAGTGATTCGTAAGCAAGAAAACGGCGAGATGGATTATGAGGACCTGCGTCAGATGGTACAAATGAACCGGGATAAACCTGTTATCATTTTGGCCAATATTGGCACTACTATGACCGAAGCAAAAGATGATTTGAGCAAAATCAAACAAGTGCTGGGTTCACTGGCTATAAAAAATCATTATATTCATTGTGACGCGGCATTAGCAGGAACCTATAGTGCATTGCTTAACCTTGAACCAGGGTTCGATTTTGAGCATGGTTGCGATAGTCTGGCCATAAGCGGGCACAAATTTATCGGTTCGCCAATTCCATGTGGCGTGGTACTGGTTAAGAAAAATTACAAGGAAAGAATTGGCAAAACCATTCCATATATAGGCACAGTTGACACCACTATAACCGGCAGCCGCAATGGCCATAGCCCCATTTTTATGTGGTACGCCATAAAAAAACTAGGCATAGAAGGTTTAAAACAACGGGCACTGGAAAGTCTGGAGACTGCCCAATATGTGTTGGCCAGGTTTAAATCACTTGGAGTTAAGGCCTGGTGCAATCCTTTTGCCCTAACCGTAGTTTTTCCGGCTCCGTCGCTGGCCTTAAAGATAAAATGGCAGCTTGCCACCGAGGATGGTATGAGCCACCTGATATGCATGCCAGGAGTTAGCAGGACAAAATTTGACGAGTTTATGGAAGAATATGCATTGTCGCTGCCTGCTGAAGTAGCAGCTGTGTAA
- a CDS encoding Lrp/AsnC family transcriptional regulator yields MAAALDLMDIKILNLLQKDSSLHVKEIATRIGLSQSPTYERIKKLEKEGFIDRYVALVNREKLGKHLMVICTVTLKEQSIAALKEFEQSIIKFNQVLEVMCIAGSSDYILKIAVEDVNTYHTFVIEQISSIANISNLSSSFVLKELKKDTAIEIG; encoded by the coding sequence ATGGCTGCAGCATTAGATTTGATGGATATAAAAATCCTGAATCTTTTACAAAAGGATTCTTCTTTACATGTAAAGGAAATAGCGACAAGAATAGGATTGAGCCAATCGCCTACTTATGAGCGTATTAAAAAGCTGGAGAAAGAAGGCTTTATAGATCGGTATGTAGCCCTGGTAAACCGCGAAAAGCTGGGCAAACACCTGATGGTGATTTGTACCGTAACGCTTAAGGAACAGTCTATCGCGGCTTTGAAGGAGTTTGAGCAGTCGATCATTAAATTTAATCAGGTACTGGAGGTAATGTGTATTGCCGGAAGTAGCGATTACATTTTGAAAATTGCTGTTGAGGACGTGAATACCTATCATACTTTTGTGATTGAGCAGATATCTTCTATTGCCAATATTTCTAATCTGAGCAGCAGCTTTGTGCTTAAAGAACTTAAAAAAGATACCGCCATCGAAATAGGCTGA